The genomic region TTCCTGGCTGATGCCTTCCATGAGGTCGCCATCGGAGCACAGGACGTAGGTGTGATGATCGACGATGCCGTCGCCGAAACGCGCATTCAGCATGCGCTCGGCGAGCGCCATGCCGACGGCATTGGCGATGCCCTGACCGAGCGGGCCGGTGGTCGTCTCGATGCCTGGTGCTTCGCCGACTTCCGGATGCCCGGCCGTCTTGGAGCCGAGCTGGCGGAAATTCTTCAGCTCCTCAATCGTCATCTCGTCGTAGCCGAGAAGATAGAGGAGCGAATAGAGAAGCATCGAGCCGTGCCCCGCGGACAACACGAAACGGTCGCGGTCGGGCCAGTTCGGATCGGTGGGATCGAACTTCAAATGTCGGGTAAACAGGACGGTGGCAATGTCGGCCGCACCCATCGGCAGGCCGGGATGCCCCGATTTTGCTGCCTCCACCGCGTCCATGGCGAGCGCCCGGATCGCATTGGCCATGGATGCGTGCTTTTCGGCCTCTGGCATGGAAAACTTCCGAGATCGTGCCGGACATCAGGCCGTTCAGGCGCTGACCCGCGCTTCTTATCGTCCGGCGGGCGCGGCGAGACATACACGGCTCTCAAGGCGAGTCAACGCCGCAGCCATCAAGCCGCCGCGTATCATGCATCTTGAGCAGTTGACTGCTCTTTCAAGCGCTGCATAACCTCTCGGCCCCAATCCGTTGATTTTTGACGGCTCGGGGGTGAACCTTTGGCTCAAAGACGTGCATAGTGTGGTGCCATGGATCCTGCTTCCCCAGCCAATTCGACGACCGGCCATACGCCGAGCCGTTTCGCGCAAGCGACGGAGCTTTTCGAGAAAGCGATGAGCGAGCTCGAGCTTGCGGTGGAACGCAGCGAATCGCGCGGCGGCCATCACGAGACGCTCGTGCAGCAGCTTCACGATTCCGAACAGGACAGGGCGCGGCTCGCCGAGGAGCTGGATGCGGCGGGTGACCGCTGTGTCAGGCTGGAGCGGGCCAATCACGAAGTGGGCCAGCGGCTCGACCGTGCCATCACCCAGCTGAAATCGGCTCTCGGAGAGGATTTCTGACATTATGGCGACCGTAACGGTCAGCATCGGCGGACGGCGTTTCCGGCTCGCATGCGAGGACGGCGAAGAAGAGCACGTCATCGAACTCGGCGAGCGGTTGGATCAGACCGTCACAGAACTGCGCGCCAATGTCGGCGAGATCGGCGACCAGCGCCTGACCGTCATGGCGGCGATGCTGATGACCGACCGTCTCAGTGAGGCGGAAGGCCGCATCGCCGGGCTTGAAAGCGAAATCTCCGAATTGCGCGAAAGCCGCAACGAGGCGCTCGATCGCTTCGAGGCGCTGGAGAGCGAGGCGAGCGAGGCGATGGAGCGGGCCGGCCGACGCATTGCGCGGCTCGCACGCGCGTTGCGCGGCGGCTCAGCCAGCAGCGAAGAGGAGTGACGTGGCGCGGGCGAGCCTGACCCTGCGAATTCCTGCGTGATTGAAGATCCGTTTTTTTATCTGGTGGCTGTCCCGGCCGTCATCATGATCGGCCTTTCCAAGGGCGGGATCGGCGGTGCCGGGGCGATGCTCGGTGTGCCGCTCGTCACGCTCGCCATCGATCCGGTGCGCGCGGCCGCCATTCTGCTGCCGATTCTCGTCGCCATGGATCTCGTCAGTCTCTACGCCTGGCGCGGGGTCTATCAGACGAAGAGCCTCGCCATTCTCCTGCCGGGCGCGGTCCTTGGTGTCGGCATCGGTTGGATGCTCGCCGGGTCGATCGGGGAAGAGGAGATCCGCCTCATCGTCGGCGGGATCGGCCTCGTCTTTTCTCTCGACCATTATCTCGGGCATTATTTCGGCGGAGAAGCGCGGCGGGCACCGCGCTCGCATCAGCCGGCGAAAGGCGTGGTCTGGGGCTCCGTCGCGGGCTTCACGAGCTTCGTCGCTCATGCCGGCGGGCCGCCATTTCAGATGTATATGCTGCCGCTTCGGCTGCCGCCGCCGCTCTATGCCGGCACGTCCGTGATCTTCTTTGCGGTCGTCAATGCTCTCAAGCTCGTGCCTTATTTCATGCTCGGGCAATTCTCGGCGGCAAACCTCGAAACCTCGCTCGTTCTGATGCCGTTGGTGCCCGCCGCGACCTTGACCGGCGCCTGGCTGGTGAAGGTGGTGTCGCCGAAATTCTTCTATGCGCTGAGCTACGCGCTGGTCCTTCTGGTGTCGCTCAAGCTCATCTTCGATGCGGTCATGGCGCTGATCGTCTGAGACGCCGGCTCGGGGGCATCGGCGATCTCAAAGCAGGGCGTCTGCGAACAGCTTGACGGTGATGATTGCGAGGATCGTCAAAATCAAGCGATCGAAGCTGCCGGGTTTCATGTCTCGGCCGAGCCATTGGCCGAGACGCATGCCGAGGAATACCGGCACCAGGGCTGCGGCGCTGAGCATGAGGCGCTCCCAGGTGAGAATGCCGGCGAACGCGAGCGATGGCAGCTGTGCGGCGGCAAAGCTCGTGAAGAGAACGGACACCGCGAAGACGAATTTCGGCCGCTCCAGACGCAGGGCGTTCATGAAGGTAACGCTGACCGGGGCGGAGATGCCGGTCGCGCCTTGAAGGGTGCCTGCCAGGAAACCGATCGCCGGGGCGATTGCCGTGGCGCGTGCCATTGCGAGCTTGACCTGCGGGTGCAGGAGGCGGAGCGCGATATAGGCGAGCATGACGAGCGCGAGCCCGAGGGACAGGAGCCGGGCGGGCAGGCTCGTCAGGAGAAAGGTACCGGCAGCAATGCCGATGAGGCTCATCACAACAAGTCGCGGCA from Rhodopseudomonas julia harbors:
- a CDS encoding DUF4164 family protein, yielding MDPASPANSTTGHTPSRFAQATELFEKAMSELELAVERSESRGGHHETLVQQLHDSEQDRARLAEELDAAGDRCVRLERANHEVGQRLDRAITQLKSALGEDF
- a CDS encoding cell division protein ZapA, which gives rise to MATVTVSIGGRRFRLACEDGEEEHVIELGERLDQTVTELRANVGEIGDQRLTVMAAMLMTDRLSEAEGRIAGLESEISELRESRNEALDRFEALESEASEAMERAGRRIARLARALRGGSASSEEE
- a CDS encoding sulfite exporter TauE/SafE family protein, whose protein sequence is MNELLIIFLCLAAGGTIKGVAGMGLPLVAIPGIAAFLGVPYAIAILTIPILTANLSQVWRFRAHSADLPFLPRLVVMSLIGIAAGTFLLTSLPARLLSLGLALVMLAYIALRLLHPQVKLAMARATAIAPAIGFLAGTLQGATGISAPVSVTFMNALRLERPKFVFAVSVLFTSFAAAQLPSLAFAGILTWERLMLSAAALVPVFLGMRLGQWLGRDMKPGSFDRLILTILAIITVKLFADALL
- a CDS encoding sulfite exporter TauE/SafE family protein; amino-acid sequence: MAVPAVIMIGLSKGGIGGAGAMLGVPLVTLAIDPVRAAAILLPILVAMDLVSLYAWRGVYQTKSLAILLPGAVLGVGIGWMLAGSIGEEEIRLIVGGIGLVFSLDHYLGHYFGGEARRAPRSHQPAKGVVWGSVAGFTSFVAHAGGPPFQMYMLPLRLPPPLYAGTSVIFFAVVNALKLVPYFMLGQFSAANLETSLVLMPLVPAATLTGAWLVKVVSPKFFYALSYALVLLVSLKLIFDAVMALIV